One stretch of Oncorhynchus gorbuscha isolate QuinsamMale2020 ecotype Even-year linkage group LG21, OgorEven_v1.0, whole genome shotgun sequence DNA includes these proteins:
- the LOC124008362 gene encoding glycogen synthase kinase-3 beta-like isoform X2, with the protein MSGRPRTTSFAESCKAVPQPSAFGSMKVSRDKDGSKVTTVVATPGQGPDRPQEVSYTDTKVIGNGSFGVVYQAKLCDSGELIAIKKVLQDKRFKNRELQIMRKLDHCNIVRLRYFFYSSGDKKDEVYLNLVLDYVPETVYRVARHYSRAKQTLPMVYVKMYMYQLFRSLAYIHSFGICHRDIKPQNLLLDPETAVLKLCDFGSAKQLVRGEPNVSYICSRYYRAPELIFGATDYTSSIDVWSAGCVLAELLLGQPIFPGDSGVDQLVEIIKVLGTPTREQIREMNPNYTEFKFPQIKAHPWTKPCVIGSQVFRPRTPPEAIALCSRLLEYTPTARFTPLEACAHTFFDELRDPNLKLPNGREKPLLFNFSTQELSSNPSLASILIPAHARNQPGAFTPTNASAPSDANSGDRGHTTNAASASNAST; encoded by the exons gagaCAAAGATGGCAGTAAGGTGACCACGGTGGTAGCGACCCCAGGCCAGGGCCCCGACCGGCCGCAGGAGGTCAGCTATACAGACACTAAGGTCATCGGCAACGGCTCGTTCGGCGTGGTCTACCAGGCTAAACTGTGTGACTCCGGGGAGCTAATAGCCATCAAGAAGGTTCTGCAGGACAAGAGGTTCAAG AACCGGGAGCTACAGATCATGAGGAAACTGGACCACTGCAACATAGTGCGTTTACGCTACTTCTTCTATTCCAGTGGAGACAAG AAGGACGAGGTGTATCTCAACCTGGTTCTGGACTACGTTCCTGAGACTGTGTACAGAGTTGCTAGACACTACAGCCGAGCCAAGCAGACCCTCCCCATGGTCTATGTGAAG ATGTACATGTACCAGCTCTTCCGGAGCTTGGCCTACATCCATTCCTTTGGGATCTGCCATCGGGACATCAAGCCCCAGAACCTGCTGCTGGACCCGGAGACAGCCGTGCTCAAGCTCTGTGACTTTGGCAG TGCGAAGCAGCTGGTCCGTGGTGAGCCCAATGTGTCCTACATCTGCTCACGGTACTACAGAGCCCCAGAGCTCATCTTTGGGGCCACTGACTACACCTCCAGCATAG ATGTATGGTCCGCTGGCTGCGTTCTAGCAGAACTGTTGCTAGGGCAACCCATTTTTCCCGGTGACAGTGGGGTGGATCAGCTGGTGGAGATCATCAAG GTTCTCGGCACTCCCACTCGGGAGCAGATCCGAGAGATGAATCCCAACTACACTGAGTTTAAGTTCCCTCAGATCAAGGCACACCCATGGACTAAG CCTTGTGTGATTGGCTCTCAGGTGTTCCGGCCGCGCACGCCCCCTGAGGCCATCGCTCTGTGCTCGCGTCTGCTGGAGTACACGCCCACAGCGCGCTTCACGCCCCTGGAGGCCTGTGCCCACACCTTTTTCGACGAGCTCCGGGACCCCAACCTCAAGCTGCCCAACGGGCGCGAGAAGCCCCTGCTCTTCAACTTCTCCACACAGG AGTTGTCCAGTAACCCCTCCTTAGCCTCCATCCTCATCCCCGCCCACGCCCGGAATCAGCCCGGGGCCTTCACTCCTACCAACGCCTCCGCACCCTCAG ATGCCAACAGCGGAGACCGTGGCCATACCACCAACGCTGCCTCCGCCTCCAACGCCTCCACCTGA
- the LOC124008362 gene encoding glycogen synthase kinase-3 beta-like isoform X1, whose protein sequence is MSGRPRTTSFAESCKAVPQPSAFGSMKVSRDKDGSKVTTVVATPGQGPDRPQEVSYTDTKVIGNGSFGVVYQAKLCDSGELIAIKKVLQDKRFKNRELQIMRKLDHCNIVRLRYFFYSSGDKKDEVYLNLVLDYVPETVYRVARHYSRAKQTLPMVYVKMYMYQLFRSLAYIHSFGICHRDIKPQNLLLDPETAVLKLCDFGSAKQLVRGEPNVSYICSRYYRAPELIFGATDYTSSIDVWSAGCVLAELLLGQPIFPGDSGVDQLVEIIKVLGTPTREQIREMNPNYTEFKFPQIKAHPWTKVSQQPCVIGSQVFRPRTPPEAIALCSRLLEYTPTARFTPLEACAHTFFDELRDPNLKLPNGREKPLLFNFSTQELSSNPSLASILIPAHARNQPGAFTPTNASAPSDANSGDRGHTTNAASASNAST, encoded by the exons gagaCAAAGATGGCAGTAAGGTGACCACGGTGGTAGCGACCCCAGGCCAGGGCCCCGACCGGCCGCAGGAGGTCAGCTATACAGACACTAAGGTCATCGGCAACGGCTCGTTCGGCGTGGTCTACCAGGCTAAACTGTGTGACTCCGGGGAGCTAATAGCCATCAAGAAGGTTCTGCAGGACAAGAGGTTCAAG AACCGGGAGCTACAGATCATGAGGAAACTGGACCACTGCAACATAGTGCGTTTACGCTACTTCTTCTATTCCAGTGGAGACAAG AAGGACGAGGTGTATCTCAACCTGGTTCTGGACTACGTTCCTGAGACTGTGTACAGAGTTGCTAGACACTACAGCCGAGCCAAGCAGACCCTCCCCATGGTCTATGTGAAG ATGTACATGTACCAGCTCTTCCGGAGCTTGGCCTACATCCATTCCTTTGGGATCTGCCATCGGGACATCAAGCCCCAGAACCTGCTGCTGGACCCGGAGACAGCCGTGCTCAAGCTCTGTGACTTTGGCAG TGCGAAGCAGCTGGTCCGTGGTGAGCCCAATGTGTCCTACATCTGCTCACGGTACTACAGAGCCCCAGAGCTCATCTTTGGGGCCACTGACTACACCTCCAGCATAG ATGTATGGTCCGCTGGCTGCGTTCTAGCAGAACTGTTGCTAGGGCAACCCATTTTTCCCGGTGACAGTGGGGTGGATCAGCTGGTGGAGATCATCAAG GTTCTCGGCACTCCCACTCGGGAGCAGATCCGAGAGATGAATCCCAACTACACTGAGTTTAAGTTCCCTCAGATCAAGGCACACCCATGGACTAAGGTGAGTCAACAG CCTTGTGTGATTGGCTCTCAGGTGTTCCGGCCGCGCACGCCCCCTGAGGCCATCGCTCTGTGCTCGCGTCTGCTGGAGTACACGCCCACAGCGCGCTTCACGCCCCTGGAGGCCTGTGCCCACACCTTTTTCGACGAGCTCCGGGACCCCAACCTCAAGCTGCCCAACGGGCGCGAGAAGCCCCTGCTCTTCAACTTCTCCACACAGG AGTTGTCCAGTAACCCCTCCTTAGCCTCCATCCTCATCCCCGCCCACGCCCGGAATCAGCCCGGGGCCTTCACTCCTACCAACGCCTCCGCACCCTCAG ATGCCAACAGCGGAGACCGTGGCCATACCACCAACGCTGCCTCCGCCTCCAACGCCTCCACCTGA
- the LOC124008362 gene encoding glycogen synthase kinase-3 beta-like isoform X4 produces the protein MSGRPRTTSFAESCKAVPQPSAFGSMKVSRDKDGSKVTTVVATPGQGPDRPQEVSYTDTKVIGNGSFGVVYQAKLCDSGELIAIKKVLQDKRFKNRELQIMRKLDHCNIVRLRYFFYSSGDKKDEVYLNLVLDYVPETVYRVARHYSRAKQTLPMVYVKMYMYQLFRSLAYIHSFGICHRDIKPQNLLLDPETAVLKLCDFGSAKQLVRGEPNVSYICSRYYRAPELIFGATDYTSSIDVWSAGCVLAELLLGQPIFPGDSGVDQLVEIIKVLGTPTREQIREMNPNYTEFKFPQIKAHPWTKVFRPRTPPEAIALCSRLLEYTPTARFTPLEACAHTFFDELRDPNLKLPNGREKPLLFNFSTQELSSNPSLASILIPAHARNQPGAFTPTNASAPSDANSGDRGHTTNAASASNAST, from the exons gagaCAAAGATGGCAGTAAGGTGACCACGGTGGTAGCGACCCCAGGCCAGGGCCCCGACCGGCCGCAGGAGGTCAGCTATACAGACACTAAGGTCATCGGCAACGGCTCGTTCGGCGTGGTCTACCAGGCTAAACTGTGTGACTCCGGGGAGCTAATAGCCATCAAGAAGGTTCTGCAGGACAAGAGGTTCAAG AACCGGGAGCTACAGATCATGAGGAAACTGGACCACTGCAACATAGTGCGTTTACGCTACTTCTTCTATTCCAGTGGAGACAAG AAGGACGAGGTGTATCTCAACCTGGTTCTGGACTACGTTCCTGAGACTGTGTACAGAGTTGCTAGACACTACAGCCGAGCCAAGCAGACCCTCCCCATGGTCTATGTGAAG ATGTACATGTACCAGCTCTTCCGGAGCTTGGCCTACATCCATTCCTTTGGGATCTGCCATCGGGACATCAAGCCCCAGAACCTGCTGCTGGACCCGGAGACAGCCGTGCTCAAGCTCTGTGACTTTGGCAG TGCGAAGCAGCTGGTCCGTGGTGAGCCCAATGTGTCCTACATCTGCTCACGGTACTACAGAGCCCCAGAGCTCATCTTTGGGGCCACTGACTACACCTCCAGCATAG ATGTATGGTCCGCTGGCTGCGTTCTAGCAGAACTGTTGCTAGGGCAACCCATTTTTCCCGGTGACAGTGGGGTGGATCAGCTGGTGGAGATCATCAAG GTTCTCGGCACTCCCACTCGGGAGCAGATCCGAGAGATGAATCCCAACTACACTGAGTTTAAGTTCCCTCAGATCAAGGCACACCCATGGACTAAG GTGTTCCGGCCGCGCACGCCCCCTGAGGCCATCGCTCTGTGCTCGCGTCTGCTGGAGTACACGCCCACAGCGCGCTTCACGCCCCTGGAGGCCTGTGCCCACACCTTTTTCGACGAGCTCCGGGACCCCAACCTCAAGCTGCCCAACGGGCGCGAGAAGCCCCTGCTCTTCAACTTCTCCACACAGG AGTTGTCCAGTAACCCCTCCTTAGCCTCCATCCTCATCCCCGCCCACGCCCGGAATCAGCCCGGGGCCTTCACTCCTACCAACGCCTCCGCACCCTCAG ATGCCAACAGCGGAGACCGTGGCCATACCACCAACGCTGCCTCCGCCTCCAACGCCTCCACCTGA
- the LOC124008362 gene encoding glycogen synthase kinase-3 beta-like isoform X3 yields MSGRPRTTSFAESCKAVPQPSAFGSMKVSRDKDGSKVTTVVATPGQGPDRPQEVSYTDTKVIGNGSFGVVYQAKLCDSGELIAIKKVLQDKRFKNRELQIMRKLDHCNIVRLRYFFYSSGDKKDEVYLNLVLDYVPETVYRVARHYSRAKQTLPMVYVKMYMYQLFRSLAYIHSFGICHRDIKPQNLLLDPETAVLKLCDFGSAKQLVRGEPNVSYICSRYYRAPELIFGATDYTSSIDVWSAGCVLAELLLGQPIFPGDSGVDQLVEIIKVLGTPTREQIREMNPNYTEFKFPQIKAHPWTKVSQQVFRPRTPPEAIALCSRLLEYTPTARFTPLEACAHTFFDELRDPNLKLPNGREKPLLFNFSTQELSSNPSLASILIPAHARNQPGAFTPTNASAPSDANSGDRGHTTNAASASNAST; encoded by the exons gagaCAAAGATGGCAGTAAGGTGACCACGGTGGTAGCGACCCCAGGCCAGGGCCCCGACCGGCCGCAGGAGGTCAGCTATACAGACACTAAGGTCATCGGCAACGGCTCGTTCGGCGTGGTCTACCAGGCTAAACTGTGTGACTCCGGGGAGCTAATAGCCATCAAGAAGGTTCTGCAGGACAAGAGGTTCAAG AACCGGGAGCTACAGATCATGAGGAAACTGGACCACTGCAACATAGTGCGTTTACGCTACTTCTTCTATTCCAGTGGAGACAAG AAGGACGAGGTGTATCTCAACCTGGTTCTGGACTACGTTCCTGAGACTGTGTACAGAGTTGCTAGACACTACAGCCGAGCCAAGCAGACCCTCCCCATGGTCTATGTGAAG ATGTACATGTACCAGCTCTTCCGGAGCTTGGCCTACATCCATTCCTTTGGGATCTGCCATCGGGACATCAAGCCCCAGAACCTGCTGCTGGACCCGGAGACAGCCGTGCTCAAGCTCTGTGACTTTGGCAG TGCGAAGCAGCTGGTCCGTGGTGAGCCCAATGTGTCCTACATCTGCTCACGGTACTACAGAGCCCCAGAGCTCATCTTTGGGGCCACTGACTACACCTCCAGCATAG ATGTATGGTCCGCTGGCTGCGTTCTAGCAGAACTGTTGCTAGGGCAACCCATTTTTCCCGGTGACAGTGGGGTGGATCAGCTGGTGGAGATCATCAAG GTTCTCGGCACTCCCACTCGGGAGCAGATCCGAGAGATGAATCCCAACTACACTGAGTTTAAGTTCCCTCAGATCAAGGCACACCCATGGACTAAGGTGAGTCAACAG GTGTTCCGGCCGCGCACGCCCCCTGAGGCCATCGCTCTGTGCTCGCGTCTGCTGGAGTACACGCCCACAGCGCGCTTCACGCCCCTGGAGGCCTGTGCCCACACCTTTTTCGACGAGCTCCGGGACCCCAACCTCAAGCTGCCCAACGGGCGCGAGAAGCCCCTGCTCTTCAACTTCTCCACACAGG AGTTGTCCAGTAACCCCTCCTTAGCCTCCATCCTCATCCCCGCCCACGCCCGGAATCAGCCCGGGGCCTTCACTCCTACCAACGCCTCCGCACCCTCAG ATGCCAACAGCGGAGACCGTGGCCATACCACCAACGCTGCCTCCGCCTCCAACGCCTCCACCTGA